Below is a window of Clostridiales bacterium DNA.
AACCTTGCGGAGAAAGCAGAATCAATCAACCGGGAACTCGTTGCGCTTTCCCGAAAGGCCGCCCCGGGCTGCCTGGTGGCGGGAGACATAACCACCATGCACGGGTGTATTGATCCCGGACAGGAAGACAGTCCCCGGCAGATGAAAGCGGCTTACCTCCGCCAGATGGAAGCGCTGATCGCTGCCGGTGCGGATCTCCTGGCGGCGGAGACGCTGATGGATTCCGCGGAAGCGCTCGCAGTCCTGGAACTTGCAAAGGGTCCGGATGTCCCGGCGGTAATGGTTTCGTTCACCTGCAGAAATGCGGATTATCTCTGGTCCGGGGAAACAATTGCGGAGGCGTTTGAAGCCGTGGAAAAAGCCGGAGCGGCAGCCATCGGTGTCAATTGCGTCGCAGCTTCGGATGAACTGCCGGACTTCATCGCGAAAGTTCGCGCTCGAACCGCCCTGCCGGTGATCTGCAAGCCGAACGCCGGAATTCCGTCCAATGGGAAATATCCGGTCGGGAAAACCTGTTTTGCTTCCATTTTGCTGGACTGTGTGAAAAGCGGCGCGGTCCTGGTCGGCGGCTGCTGCGGAACCACTCCGGAATACATCCGCCTGATCCGGGAGTATCTGGATTCCCGGCACCCGGATAATCCCGCTGGCATTGACACCCGCCGCCATCCTTGATTATATATTTAAGTCCTGATATGTAAAAACCATATCCCACAGAAAAGAGGGCTGTCCGATGAGCCACTGCCAG
It encodes the following:
- a CDS encoding homocysteine S-methyltransferase family protein, with protein sequence MLTRDEFIRRFSSGVHLLDGATGTELWKAGMPRNVCPEQWILEHPQPLLALQQAYASAGSEIIYAPTFRAQPLALSKWNLAEKAESINRELVALSRKAAPGCLVAGDITTMHGCIDPGQEDSPRQMKAAYLRQMEALIAAGADLLAAETLMDSAEALAVLELAKGPDVPAVMVSFTCRNADYLWSGETIAEAFEAVEKAGAAAIGVNCVAASDELPDFIAKVRARTALPVICKPNAGIPSNGKYPVGKTCFASILLDCVKSGAVLVGGCCGTTPEYIRLIREYLDSRHPDNPAGIDTRRHP